From a region of the Candidatus Brocadia sp. genome:
- a CDS encoding type II toxin-antitoxin system RelE/ParE family toxin codes for MRFPGHIQRIALRKLFMLHRAKELQDLRIPPANRLEKLKGGRIGQYSIRINDQWRICFLWHDANAYDIEIVDYH; via the coding sequence TTGAGATTTCCTGGTCATATTCAACGTATCGCTTTAAGAAAACTTTTTATGCTCCACAGGGCTAAGGAATTGCAGGATTTAAGAATACCGCCTGCAAATCGCCTCGAAAAACTTAAAGGAGGCAGAATTGGCCAATATAGTATACGAATAAATGATCAATGGAGAATTTGCTTTCTTTGGCATGATGCAAATGCATATGATATTGAAATTGTTGATTACCATTAA
- a CDS encoding HigA family addiction module antitoxin: MKKIPNIHPGEILEKEFLKEFHISAYRLAKETKIPPTRVSEIIKGKRRITADTALRLAKFFGTTPDFWLGLQMEYDLREEKATKAKEIGSIKSFKSLPVAV, translated from the coding sequence GTGAAAAAGATACCGAACATTCATCCCGGGGAAATTCTTGAAAAGGAATTCCTCAAGGAATTCCATATTTCTGCTTATAGACTTGCAAAAGAAACGAAAATACCGCCAACAAGAGTATCAGAAATAATAAAAGGGAAACGCAGGATTACGGCAGATACGGCGCTGCGTCTGGCAAAATTCTTTGGCACAACACCTGATTTCTGGCTTGGACTTCAAATGGAATATGATTTAAGGGAAGAAAAAGCTACAAAGGCTAAGGAAATTGGTTCTATCAAAAGTTTTAAATCACTTCCTGTAGCGGTTTGA
- a CDS encoding DUF309 domain-containing protein has protein sequence MNNIEKGIKLFNEGNYFEAHETWEDQWRGIEKSPEKNFIQGLIVIAVALHHYKRKNYKGTSKLLGKGIKLLQELKEPKMNINIKVL, from the coding sequence TTGAACAATATTGAGAAAGGTATAAAATTGTTCAATGAAGGAAATTACTTCGAGGCCCATGAAACATGGGAAGATCAATGGCGTGGAATTGAAAAATCACCAGAAAAAAATTTCATTCAGGGATTAATTGTGATTGCAGTAGCACTTCATCACTATAAGAGAAAAAATTATAAAGGGACTTCAAAACTTCTTGGAAAAGGCATTAAACTTTTACAAGAATTAAAAGAACCAAAAATGAATATAAATATAAAGGTTTTGTAA
- a CDS encoding IS66 family transposase, protein MTIENIDIDATLRKVEKLLSEEKGLSPAIRSMIELLVLVITLLVGRLNRNSRNSSKPPASDPNRTRKSRAKGERKAGGQEGHDGVTLKKVANPDKVEVIKVDRRKYPSGKYRLIGYESCQVFDMKISRVVTEYRAEIVEDAEGSRFVASFPEGVTKAVQYGPDLKAHAVYMSQYQLIPNKRIQEYFEEQMGIPLSEGSLYNFNKDAYESLEAFERKTKEELVKSEVLQADETSINKNGDRYWLHSASNSLWTHFFPHERRGTEAMDSIGILPQFRGILCHDHLKAYYTYTRCTHALCNAHHLRELEGVWEEDKKQPWAKEMKALLEEINRAVKDAGGLLENGESEKYRQRYRGILQNAEAESPPPDETNRKGKRGRVKRTKARNLLERLREYEGDVLRFMDNKNVPFTNNLAENDIRMTKVQQKISGCFRSLDGAKIFCLIRSYLSTCRKQGVNLSQALRMVFRGKLPDFASS, encoded by the coding sequence TTGACGATAGAGAATATAGATATAGATGCAACGCTGCGGAAAGTAGAAAAGCTGCTTTCAGAGGAAAAAGGTCTGTCACCTGCCATAAGGTCAATGATAGAGTTGTTGGTGTTAGTGATAACGCTGCTGGTAGGACGTCTGAACCGGAACAGTCGCAACAGTAGTAAGCCGCCCGCAAGCGATCCGAATCGCACGAGAAAGAGCAGGGCGAAAGGAGAGAGGAAGGCAGGTGGGCAAGAGGGTCATGATGGAGTAACGCTGAAAAAGGTAGCCAATCCTGATAAGGTGGAAGTAATAAAAGTAGACCGGAGGAAGTATCCGAGCGGCAAATACAGGTTGATCGGTTATGAGTCGTGTCAGGTGTTTGATATGAAGATTTCAAGGGTGGTAACGGAGTATCGGGCAGAGATAGTTGAGGATGCGGAGGGAAGTAGGTTTGTAGCGTCATTTCCGGAAGGGGTGACAAAGGCAGTGCAGTATGGGCCGGATTTGAAAGCGCACGCAGTATATATGTCACAGTATCAATTGATACCCAATAAGAGGATCCAGGAGTATTTTGAGGAGCAGATGGGGATACCGCTGAGCGAAGGCTCTCTTTACAACTTTAACAAGGATGCCTACGAATCTCTGGAAGCCTTCGAGAGGAAAACCAAGGAAGAACTTGTCAAATCAGAGGTATTGCAGGCAGATGAAACGAGCATCAACAAGAACGGAGACAGGTATTGGCTGCATAGTGCATCCAATAGTTTGTGGACACACTTTTTCCCTCACGAAAGACGTGGGACGGAAGCGATGGATAGTATCGGGATACTGCCCCAGTTTCGGGGGATTCTTTGTCACGACCATTTGAAGGCGTATTACACCTACACCCGCTGTACACATGCGCTCTGTAATGCACACCACCTGAGGGAATTGGAGGGGGTGTGGGAAGAGGATAAGAAGCAACCGTGGGCGAAAGAGATGAAAGCCCTGCTCGAAGAGATAAACCGTGCGGTAAAGGATGCGGGGGGTTTGTTGGAAAACGGCGAGTCTGAGAAATACCGGCAAAGGTACCGGGGGATATTACAAAACGCAGAAGCTGAAAGCCCGCCCCCTGATGAAACGAACCGCAAGGGGAAAAGAGGGCGGGTAAAAAGGACAAAAGCACGGAATCTCCTGGAACGATTACGGGAGTATGAGGGTGATGTGCTCAGATTTATGGACAATAAAAACGTCCCCTTCACGAATAACCTGGCCGAAAACGATATCAGGATGACGAAGGTTCAGCAGAAGATATCGGGCTGTTTTCGTTCTCTGGACGGAGCGAAGATCTTCTGCCTCATCCGTAGTTATCTCTCGACTTGTCGAAAACAAGGGGTAAATTTAAGTCAGGCATTACGGATGGTATTTCGCGGCAAATTGCCTGATTTTGCCAGCTCGTAA